In Niallia sp. FSL W8-0635, one genomic interval encodes:
- a CDS encoding undecaprenyl-diphosphate phosphatase: protein MDKLWELIVAFILGIVEGLTEFAPVSSTGHMILVDDLWLKSGEIFSPEVANTFKVVIQLGSILAVVIIFKDRFLNILGLKKTINGEKVTGHKLSLVQVLIGLIPAGVLGLLFDDYIDEHLFNFETVVYALIVGAILMIIADYTQKKKKPTTTSLDQITNKQAFFIGLFQCIALWPGFSRSGSTISGGVLMGLSHRVAADFTFIMAVPIMAGASFISLLNNWEYITSASLPFFIVGFISAFIFALISIRFFLKLIDRIKLTPFAIYRIIIAVIIIVVFL, encoded by the coding sequence TTGGATAAATTATGGGAATTAATAGTTGCCTTTATTTTAGGCATAGTAGAAGGTTTAACTGAATTTGCACCTGTTTCATCAACAGGACATATGATACTTGTTGATGATTTATGGTTAAAATCAGGAGAAATTTTTTCACCTGAAGTAGCAAATACCTTTAAAGTAGTAATTCAATTAGGATCGATTTTAGCAGTAGTCATCATCTTCAAAGATCGCTTCCTAAATATTCTAGGTTTGAAAAAAACGATTAATGGTGAAAAAGTAACCGGGCATAAATTAAGCCTAGTACAAGTTCTTATCGGATTGATTCCAGCAGGTGTTTTAGGACTCCTTTTTGATGATTACATAGATGAGCATCTATTTAATTTTGAAACAGTTGTGTATGCTTTGATTGTCGGTGCCATTTTGATGATTATCGCAGATTACACACAAAAGAAAAAGAAACCAACAACGACTTCTTTGGACCAAATTACAAATAAACAAGCATTTTTCATTGGATTATTTCAATGTATTGCCTTATGGCCAGGGTTTTCAAGATCTGGATCAACGATATCTGGTGGAGTACTTATGGGACTAAGCCATCGTGTTGCAGCTGATTTTACATTTATCATGGCTGTTCCGATTATGGCTGGAGCAAGCTTTATTTCTTTATTAAACAATTGGGAATATATCACATCAGCTTCTCTTCCATTCTTTATTGTTGGCTTTATCAGTGCGTTTATTTTTGCATTAATTTCCATTCGATTCTTCTTAAAGTTAATTGATCGAATAAAATTAACACCATTTGCAATTTACCGCATTATTATTGCCGTTATTATTATCGTGGTATTCTTATAA
- a CDS encoding amino acid ABC transporter ATP-binding protein, whose protein sequence is MISIKGLSKHFGDLQVLKDINLEVEKGKVIVVIGPSGSGKTTMLRCLNILETPTAGHITIEKKQLDFSKKVTKKAVTDFRKLTGMVFQSYNLFPHKTAIENVMEGPITVKKQSKENARKKAADLLNKVGLGDKIDYYPFQLSGGQQQRVGIARALAMEPEVMLFDEPTSALDPELVGEVLKVIKELANEGMTMIVVTHEMKFAREVADEVIFMDGGYIVEKGTPHDIFSTPQEARTRQFLQLIQ, encoded by the coding sequence ATGATTTCAATCAAGGGATTATCTAAGCATTTTGGTGATTTACAAGTATTAAAGGACATAAATCTAGAAGTAGAAAAAGGCAAAGTAATTGTCGTAATTGGACCATCTGGATCAGGGAAAACAACAATGCTACGTTGTTTGAATATACTGGAAACACCAACGGCAGGTCATATTACGATTGAGAAAAAACAATTAGATTTTTCGAAAAAAGTGACGAAAAAGGCAGTAACAGATTTTCGAAAATTAACGGGAATGGTTTTTCAAAGCTATAATCTTTTCCCACATAAAACAGCGATTGAAAATGTGATGGAAGGTCCCATTACGGTGAAGAAGCAATCGAAGGAAAATGCAAGAAAAAAGGCTGCTGATTTATTGAATAAAGTTGGCCTCGGTGATAAAATCGATTACTATCCATTTCAATTGTCAGGTGGTCAGCAACAGCGTGTCGGTATTGCACGGGCACTAGCGATGGAACCAGAAGTGATGTTATTTGATGAACCGACTTCCGCATTAGACCCTGAGCTTGTTGGGGAAGTGTTGAAGGTAATAAAAGAACTAGCAAATGAAGGAATGACAATGATTGTTGTCACGCATGAGATGAAATTTGCGCGCGAAGTAGCAGACGAGGTTATTTTCATGGATGGTGGCTATATTGTGGAAAAAGGAACACCTCATGATATCTTTTCTACACCACAAGAAGCAAGAACGCGACAATTTCTGCAATTAATTCAATAA
- a CDS encoding carbohydrate kinase family protein, translating to MAQKGILSLGDAFIDFVSRTSDNNSFDRNLGGASVNVAVHISRFGIPSFYITKLGIEEDSKFVEEEMQKEQINLDDSVRTSTKKISNVFVHLDAFGERHFHNYENETPDEVVLETDIKGESFENKSIFYFGSGTLFHPHARAATKKAISLAKEEGLLIAFDANIRLKRWNREEECRQVIRELLPLVDVLKLSEEELCFLMEVDTVEQGMEQLANFHMPFQLVTLGEKGAIGQLFDQEKVHVPAEAVKVLDTNGSGDAFMAAILSYIHEKGFPHTKEEMVNYIGHANKLGAMVATKKGSLPTLYNYQTLVL from the coding sequence ATGGCTCAAAAAGGAATTCTATCTCTTGGTGATGCGTTTATTGATTTTGTTTCACGAACAAGTGATAATAACAGCTTTGATAGAAATTTAGGTGGAGCTTCTGTTAATGTTGCTGTACATATAAGTAGATTTGGTATTCCAAGCTTTTATATTACAAAGTTAGGGATTGAAGAAGATAGCAAATTTGTGGAAGAGGAGATGCAAAAGGAACAAATAAATTTGGATGATAGTGTTCGTACATCAACAAAGAAAATTTCTAATGTTTTTGTCCATCTTGATGCATTTGGAGAAAGGCATTTTCATAATTACGAAAATGAAACTCCAGATGAAGTCGTATTGGAAACAGACATTAAAGGAGAATCTTTTGAAAATAAATCTATTTTCTATTTCGGATCTGGGACACTTTTTCATCCACATGCAAGAGCAGCAACAAAAAAAGCAATAAGCTTAGCAAAGGAAGAAGGGCTGTTAATTGCTTTTGATGCGAACATTCGGCTGAAACGATGGAATAGGGAAGAGGAATGCAGACAGGTGATTAGGGAGCTTTTGCCTCTTGTTGATGTTCTAAAGTTATCAGAAGAAGAGCTTTGTTTTCTAATGGAGGTAGATACAGTGGAGCAAGGGATGGAACAGCTGGCAAATTTCCATATGCCATTTCAGCTTGTTACACTAGGAGAAAAAGGAGCTATTGGACAATTGTTTGACCAAGAAAAAGTGCATGTACCTGCCGAGGCAGTGAAAGTTTTAGATACTAATGGCTCAGGCGACGCATTTATGGCAGCTATTCTATCTTATATACACGAAAAGGGATTTCCTCATACGAAAGAAGAGATGGTGAATTATATAGGACATGCGAATAAGCTAGGCGCAATGGTGGCAACTAAAAAGGGTTCCCTGCCTACCCTGTATAATTATCAAACACTTGTTCTTTAA
- a CDS encoding amino acid ABC transporter permease, translated as MYLNSIFTDPEAFQRYYDIAVSSLLPLVKGAILYTIPLSIISFIIGIILAVLTALARLSSIKILQIIAGIYVSIIRGTPLLVQLFIIFYGLPNIGIILEPFVAAIIGFSLSVGAYGSEIVRGSILSIPKGQWEAGYSIGMSYVQNLKRIILPQAARVSIPPLSNTFISLIKDSSLAALILVTEMFRKAQEIASTNYEFLLLYSEVALLYWLICFPLSIIQQSLENRFGRHLNK; from the coding sequence ATGTACTTAAATAGTATTTTCACAGACCCAGAAGCATTTCAGCGATATTACGATATTGCAGTTAGTTCCCTTCTCCCTTTGGTGAAGGGGGCTATTTTATATACGATACCACTATCAATTATTTCCTTTATCATTGGGATAATCCTTGCTGTATTAACCGCTTTAGCTAGATTATCAAGTATTAAAATTCTGCAAATCATTGCGGGAATTTATGTTTCCATCATTCGAGGAACACCATTACTTGTGCAGCTTTTCATTATTTTTTACGGATTACCGAATATTGGTATCATCCTCGAACCGTTTGTAGCAGCAATTATTGGTTTTTCCTTAAGCGTTGGAGCTTATGGATCAGAAATAGTCAGAGGATCCATTCTAAGTATTCCGAAAGGTCAATGGGAAGCTGGATATTCCATTGGCATGAGCTATGTCCAAAATTTAAAAAGAATTATATTGCCGCAAGCTGCACGTGTTTCGATTCCGCCATTGTCTAATACATTTATAAGTTTAATTAAGGATTCATCTCTAGCAGCTTTAATCTTAGTGACAGAAATGTTTCGAAAGGCACAAGAAATAGCGAGCACGAACTATGAATTTTTATTGCTTTATTCAGAGGTTGCTCTCTTGTATTGGCTTATTTGTTTTCCTCTTTCTATTATTCAACAGAGTCTGGAAAATCGATTCGGACGTCACTTGAATAAATAA
- a CDS encoding amino acid ABC transporter substrate-binding protein — MKKLSILFSLLLSFTIVLSACGSKSDNESNDSADKNDNKTDLLAQIKENGKLVVGTEGTYPPFTFHDDSGKLTGFDIEIAQEVAKHLGVEAEFMETQWDAMFAGLDAKRFDMVANQVGIRADRQEKYSFSDPYISSAAVLITREDSDVKSFEDIKGLKSAQSLTSNYAEIAKDNGAEIVGVDGFNQAIELLNAKRVDITINDKLSFLDFKKQKPDAKAVIADTAEDVSQSGLMFRQGNDTLVEAVNKALQEMIDDGTYKSISEKWFGEDVLK; from the coding sequence ATGAAAAAATTAAGTATATTGTTTAGTTTATTACTAAGTTTCACAATTGTTTTGTCTGCATGTGGGAGTAAATCAGACAATGAATCAAATGATTCTGCAGATAAAAATGATAACAAAACAGATCTATTAGCGCAAATAAAAGAAAATGGGAAATTAGTAGTTGGTACGGAAGGTACATATCCTCCCTTTACTTTTCATGATGATTCAGGGAAATTAACTGGATTTGATATAGAAATTGCACAAGAAGTTGCAAAACATTTAGGTGTGGAAGCTGAATTTATGGAGACACAGTGGGATGCCATGTTTGCTGGTCTTGATGCTAAGCGATTTGATATGGTTGCAAACCAAGTAGGGATAAGAGCAGATCGACAAGAAAAGTACTCTTTCTCTGATCCGTATATTTCATCTGCTGCTGTTCTTATCACAAGAGAAGATTCAGATGTAAAAAGCTTTGAGGACATTAAAGGATTAAAGTCTGCACAGTCTCTAACAAGTAATTACGCAGAAATCGCAAAAGATAACGGTGCAGAAATCGTTGGAGTTGATGGATTTAATCAAGCGATTGAATTATTGAACGCAAAACGAGTTGATATTACGATTAATGATAAATTATCTTTCTTAGATTTTAAAAAGCAAAAGCCTGATGCAAAAGCTGTGATTGCAGATACTGCTGAAGATGTGTCTCAAAGTGGTTTAATGTTTAGACAAGGAAATGATACGCTAGTAGAAGCGGTAAACAAGGCCTTACAAGAAATGATTGATGATGGTACGTATAAATCAATATCGGAGAAATGGTTCGGAGAAGATGTACTTAAATAG
- a CDS encoding AI-2E family transporter: protein METLVQFFQKRGVKRFFILFLIGLCLYFVRSMINLLLFTFIFSFLMDRLVQFFTSKFAIKRTIAVILLYFSVLSLLIYGISTYLPVVIQQISVLVIQITDFYMQPHDNVVLNFIVNIINNLSITTYLHQGFSFIFKYFTNIWGNLLQVFMAIVLSLFFLLEKDRLRLFAIRFHTSKIAPIYFECMYFGKKFVATFGKVIEAQFIIAIINCLLTTTSLYFLGFPQLFGLGIMIFLLGLIPVAGVIISFIPLCIIGYTVGGITHVISVVVLIMVIHSIEAYILNPKLMSSKTDLPVFFTFIVLIFSEHFFGVWGLIVGIPIFIFLLDILEVKSDKK, encoded by the coding sequence GTGGAAACATTGGTGCAATTTTTTCAAAAAAGAGGGGTAAAAAGATTTTTTATTTTGTTTTTAATTGGTTTGTGCCTTTATTTTGTTCGAAGTATGATAAATCTGCTTTTATTTACTTTTATTTTTTCCTTTTTAATGGATAGACTTGTTCAGTTTTTTACAAGTAAGTTTGCCATAAAACGGACAATTGCTGTTATCTTGCTCTATTTTTCCGTTTTATCGCTACTTATATATGGAATTTCCACCTATTTGCCTGTTGTCATTCAGCAAATTTCTGTATTAGTTATTCAAATTACAGATTTTTATATGCAACCACATGATAATGTTGTATTAAATTTTATCGTTAACATAATTAATAATTTAAGTATTACTACTTATTTGCATCAGGGTTTCAGCTTTATATTTAAGTATTTTACAAATATATGGGGAAATCTTCTGCAAGTGTTTATGGCAATTGTGCTTAGCTTATTTTTTCTATTAGAAAAGGATCGATTGCGATTATTTGCGATTCGTTTCCATACTAGCAAAATAGCGCCGATTTATTTTGAATGTATGTATTTCGGAAAGAAATTTGTTGCTACTTTTGGAAAAGTAATTGAAGCACAATTTATTATTGCAATCATTAATTGCCTTTTAACGACAACTTCTTTATATTTCCTAGGCTTTCCTCAATTATTTGGCTTAGGCATTATGATTTTTTTGCTTGGGCTTATACCAGTGGCAGGAGTCATTATTTCTTTCATCCCATTATGCATTATTGGCTACACCGTTGGAGGAATAACCCATGTCATTTCGGTTGTTGTCTTAATTATGGTTATTCATTCGATTGAGGCATATATTTTAAATCCAAAGTTAATGTCTTCTAAGACTGATTTGCCAGTATTTTTCACATTTATTGTTCTTATATTTTCTGAGCACTTCTTTGGAGTCTGGGGTTTAATTGTAGGGATTCCTATTTTCATATTTTTGCTGGATATATTAGAAGTGAAGAGCGATAAAAAATGA